CTGGTGCTGCGCGGTCCCTCAGGCGGCGGCGTACACGGCGGTCCGTTCCATTCGCAGAACCCGGAAGCGTGGTTCGTGCATGCGCCGGGTCTGAAGGTGGTCTGCCCGGCGACAGCCTACGATGCCAAGGGGCTCATCAAGTCCGCCATCCGCGACAACAACCCCGTCGTCTTCTTCGAACACAAGTTCTTGTACCGGCGCATTAAAGAAGATTTGCCCCAGGGCGACTACACCGTCCCCCTCGGGAAAGCCCGCGTGGCGCGCGAGGGGCGCCACGTTTCCGTGATCACTTACGCCGCCATGGTGCACGCCGCGCTGGAAGCCGCGGAAACATTGGTGAAAGACGGCATTGAACTGGAGGTCGTCGACCTGCGCACGCTGCTGCCGCTGGATCGCGAGGCGATCGCGGCCACGGTGAAGAAGACCAACCGCGCCATCATTTTGCACGAAGATGTGCGTACCGGCGGCATCGCGGGCGAGCTAGCCGCCATCATTAATGAAGAGGCGTTTGATTGGCTGGACGCCCCGGTTGTGCGAATCACTTCGAAGGACACGCCGGTGCCGTTTTCGCCGCCGCTGGAGGAGTGGTTCCTTCCCAAGGCGGACGATGTGGTGCGCGAGGCCAAACGTCTGATGGCGTACTGAGCGGTCAGTCAGCCATTAGCATTCAGCCAAACAAATTGAACGCCCCCGCCAATTCGGCTCAATGCTGAGGGCTGATTGCTGGCGGCTTTATAATGTGCGGTTGCGGATGGGGTATCCGCTGCGCTGTGTGACCCCGCTCTGATTTCACGAAAGAAGGACCGACGATGCCGACTGACGTGGTCATGCCCCAGATGGGGGAATCGATTTTTGAGGGAACCATTACCAAGTGGCTGAAGAAGCCGGGCGATAAAGTCAACCGCGACGAGCCGCTATTTGAAATCTCTACCGACAAGGTGGACGCCGAGATCCCTTCGCCCACCGCCGGCGTACTGAAGGAGATCAAGGTTCCGGAAGGCACCACCGTGCAGGTGAACACCGTGGTCGGCACCATCGCCGCCGAAGGCGAGGCTGCCGCGTCCGCGCCCGCTCCCCAAACGCAGGCTTCCGCCACGGAGAAAACTGCGCCTGCCGCGCCTGCGTCGAAGGCCGAGAAAGGAGCGCCCGCAGCGCCGCCAACGCCGGAGCCGGCGAAGACGGCAGCGAAGACCACAGGAGGCGCCGTTTCAACCGAAGGCCCGGCGCAAACGCAGAAGGCGCCACCGCAGGCACAGCAGCCTGCGGCGCAAAGCGATCAGCAGGGGGCGGCGGCACAGAAACATGAAGTTGTGGAGTTCCCGCACGCCGCCGAGAATGAGGGCGAGCGGGTGCGGTCGTCGCCGCTGGTGCGCCGCATCGCGCGCGAGAACAGCGTGGACCTGAACCAGGTACCGGGGACAGGACTGGGCGGCCGCATCACGAAAGAAGACATCCTGCAGTTTGTCGAGCACCGGCCTGCGCCAGGGCAACGCCCAGCCGCAGCCGCGAGTGCGGCACAGCAGGAGACAGCCGCGGCCCAGCGTCCGCCATATCAGCCGGGAGCGGCGGCGCCGTCGATGCCACAGCCACAGCCGATGGCGATTCCCGGCGAACTGGTGGCGATGTCACCCATGCGCAAGAAAATTGCCGAGCGCATGGTGGAATCGAAGCGCACCAGTGCGCACGTGCACAGCGTCTTCGAAGTGGACTTGACCCGGGTGATGACGGTGCGGCAGCGCGAGAAAAAGGGCTTCGAGCAGCGTACCGGCACGCGGTTGACGATGATGCCGTTCTTCTGCCGCGCAGCCATTGAAGCCATCCGTGCCTGGCCGATCATCAACGCATCGGTGGAGGGCGACAACCTCCGTTATCACCGCAACGTTAATCTCGGCATCGCGGTGGCGTTGGACTGGGGACTGATCGTGCCCGTGATCAAGCGCGCCGAGGAGTTGAATTTTCTCGGATTGCAGCGCGCCATCATCGATCTTGCCGACCGGGCGCGCAGCAAGAAGCTGCTGCCGGACGAGGTTGCGGGCGGCACGTTCACCATCACCAATCCCGGCAGCTACGGGCAGATGTTCGGTCTGCCGATCATCATGCAGCCGCAAGTAGCGATTCTGGGCGTGGGATCGATCAAGAAGCAGCCGGTGGTTGTCACCGACGAGAACGGCATGGATTCGATCGCCATACGCTCGGTCGGCCACATTATCCTGGGATACGATCACCGCGTCGTCGACGGCGCGGTCGGCGACCAGTACCTGCGCGATGTCGCCAAGTACCTGGAGAACTGGAACGAGCCGTTGGGATAGACCGGCATTCGGCAATCAGCCGCCAGCATTCAGCCGTCGCAGGTGCTGGCGGCTTCTTCTTGCCGCGAGAAGCCCGAGTGACTGAATGCTGAGTGCTGACTGGAGATGGCTATTTCGCTTTCGCCCACGCGGAGGCGTTCAGGCACTGCACGGTCCCGTCGATGATCTGGCCGAGACCGCCGCGGAATTTTTCCACGTCCACGATTTCTTTGTTGGTGACCGCTCCGGCCATGGAAAGCGCCGAGGAGACGAAGTTCAACGCGGCATTTTTCTTTTCCGCGCCACTCTTGGTGCCGAAAACGCCTTCGACCCCTTGGACAATGGCGGGAATAAATGCGATGCCGCGCAGCAGGACTGAGAGAAAGTTCATGGTTGCTCCTTAAGTTAAGAATCGGATGGAGGATGACCCGGCGCTGAATCAGGTGATTGGGCGGTGGGGTGAACGAAATCAAGTTCGCCGAGCCGATTGTCGCGATATACGCAAAGCAATTTTTCTGCGTATTCCGGGTCGGTCGCCCAGTGCTTTGCCAGCGCCCGCGCGAAGGAATCGGGATTGCCGCTGCAGGCCCGTGTTTCCGCGTAACAGGGCGCTGTCAAGAGGATGCGATCGCGATCGGCGAAACAATCTTCCATTGACGCGTAGGCGGCGAACTGGGCGATGATTCGCTCCTCCCGGCCCCCGACGTGTTCGCGCGTCGGGTACTCCACCCGGGGATGGTCGCCATGCGCCTTGATTCCGAAATAATTGTGGGCATCGCGCGCGAGCCGCGATTGCCCCCAGCTGCTCTCCAGCGCGGCTTGCGCCACCGTCATCCCGGGAGGAAAACCCGAGTGCCGGGAACTGGCGATCGCCGCTCGTGTAGCGCTGGCGATAAATTCGTGGCGGTTCATGGTCAGCGGTGCATCCGGAAGTAGTCGAGGCCGAGGTGGACGATTGTGAGCACGCCGGCGAGCAAGCCGCCAATGCCGGTGAAGCGCTGGACCATGCGCTCGTGGCGGTCCACGCGCTCGGCAAGTTCCTGGAGGTAGCCGGGCTTGCCGTTGCCGAGCAGCCATTTCATGTTGGTCTTGATTTCGGCCAGGTCTTCCAGAACCTGGCGCTCGAAATCGATTACTGAACATTCATGCATAAACAAATTCCTGAACATTGGGTGCTGAGCGAGAACTAGAACGGATAATCCACATGCAGGAGCGCGGAGTCGCGAGAGTAGAGCGGCGGCGCCGAGGCGTCGTAGGCCCGAATGTAAAAGTCCTGGACACGTGAAAGCCGAGCCAGCGTCAGCACTGGTGTGGTGAATCGGCCGATAAGGTTGCGATTGTTGGCAACTCCCCAGGAAATCAACAGCGTGCCGGAGGCCGGTGTGCCATCGGCGCGATAGATTACGTCGGATATCGTCGTCTTTGACGGGTCCGCGGCGAAGGCAGCCATGCCCAACATCAGCAGGCAACAAAAAAGCCGCCCAAGGCGGCTATGTCTGGAAGTCATAAGCATTCTTCGTTGGTGGTTCGAAATCAGAACTTTAAAGTCGGAACTGCAGACGCGCTGCTTGCTGCTGAACGCCTAATTCTTGGTTTCGGCAGCCGGCTTGCTGTCGCGGACGAAGTTTTCCACGCTGCGCACGTAAACCGCGGCGAAGTCCACCACCGGGCGGCGGCTTTCGATCAACTCCATGGCCTCCGACAGCGCAAAGCCGAGGACCCGCAGGATGGCGAGCGTCATCATGGGCGCGCGATGCACCCCGGCGGCACAATGGATAAACAGACGATTGCCATTGCCCGCCTCCAGGGCCTTCACTGCGAAATCAACGGCCGGCTGGAACACCTCCCGGCCCTTGACCTGGAAATCATCGTCGGTCGGATTCCAATGCACCTTGATGCCGTGCGGCTCCGCCAACGCCGTGTCATCGAACTCGATCTGCATGTCGATGATGTGGGTGACGCCCGCTTCGGCTACTTGCGTCATCTTCTCTGCAGTCCAGATGCCACCTCCAACCGCGATGCGGTCGGTAACCCAGGTCATGTCCATTCGCGCCGCCGCTCCTGTACAGGTTTGTCTCTATACAGATTCATTCTACGGCACGATTGTTTGCTGAAAATTCGGCGGCTAGTTCCTCCGGGGTTTCCGGAATCTGCAATTGCTCCAAAAGTAAACGGATGAACGACGGTTCGTCTTCGGGCGCGCCGTGCCCGGATGGGACAAGGCCGCCCCATTCGAACAGCCACTTAGCGTGCTGGTAGCTGCCTTCCTTCTCGGCGCGCGCGATCACGGCGGCGACAATGCGGTCGCGCGCCTCGCGGATCTGCACCACGGCGTCCGGCAATGTCGCGGTTGGCGCGGCTTCGGAAGCGTTTTGATCAGTCGGTCTTGCTCGATTAGCCATCGACGATTCGTGTTTGGTAGCCATAAAAGCAAAAAGGCGC
The sequence above is drawn from the Terriglobales bacterium genome and encodes:
- a CDS encoding transketolase C-terminal domain-containing protein; translation: LVLRGPSGGGVHGGPFHSQNPEAWFVHAPGLKVVCPATAYDAKGLIKSAIRDNNPVVFFEHKFLYRRIKEDLPQGDYTVPLGKARVAREGRHVSVITYAAMVHAALEAAETLVKDGIELEVVDLRTLLPLDREAIAATVKKTNRAIILHEDVRTGGIAGELAAIINEEAFDWLDAPVVRITSKDTPVPFSPPLEEWFLPKADDVVREAKRLMAY
- the sucB gene encoding 2-oxoglutarate dehydrogenase, E2 component, dihydrolipoamide succinyltransferase codes for the protein MPTDVVMPQMGESIFEGTITKWLKKPGDKVNRDEPLFEISTDKVDAEIPSPTAGVLKEIKVPEGTTVQVNTVVGTIAAEGEAAASAPAPQTQASATEKTAPAAPASKAEKGAPAAPPTPEPAKTAAKTTGGAVSTEGPAQTQKAPPQAQQPAAQSDQQGAAAQKHEVVEFPHAAENEGERVRSSPLVRRIARENSVDLNQVPGTGLGGRITKEDILQFVEHRPAPGQRPAAAASAAQQETAAAQRPPYQPGAAAPSMPQPQPMAIPGELVAMSPMRKKIAERMVESKRTSAHVHSVFEVDLTRVMTVRQREKKGFEQRTGTRLTMMPFFCRAAIEAIRAWPIINASVEGDNLRYHRNVNLGIAVALDWGLIVPVIKRAEELNFLGLQRAIIDLADRARSKKLLPDEVAGGTFTITNPGSYGQMFGLPIIMQPQVAILGVGSIKKQPVVVTDENGMDSIAIRSVGHIILGYDHRVVDGAVGDQYLRDVAKYLENWNEPLG
- a CDS encoding glucosaminidase domain-containing protein, whose product is MNRHEFIASATRAAIASSRHSGFPPGMTVAQAALESSWGQSRLARDAHNYFGIKAHGDHPRVEYPTREHVGGREERIIAQFAAYASMEDCFADRDRILLTAPCYAETRACSGNPDSFARALAKHWATDPEYAEKLLCVYRDNRLGELDFVHPTAQSPDSAPGHPPSDS
- a CDS encoding dual specificity protein phosphatase; amino-acid sequence: MDMTWVTDRIAVGGGIWTAEKMTQVAEAGVTHIIDMQIEFDDTALAEPHGIKVHWNPTDDDFQVKGREVFQPAVDFAVKALEAGNGNRLFIHCAAGVHRAPMMTLAILRVLGFALSEAMELIESRRPVVDFAAVYVRSVENFVRDSKPAAETKN